In a genomic window of Streptomyces sp. NBC_01231:
- a CDS encoding DUF402 domain-containing protein: MWPDTELLLWKPPARWFSINAFYTTAGLRNWYVNFVHPMARTVNGFDTFDLTVHLVVDPDLTTLTWKDEDEYAHVRPLGIVTDIEHQAADAARAQVLAMIEERSGPFADADAWADWRWEQAWPVPPGC; the protein is encoded by the coding sequence GTGTGGCCGGACACCGAGTTGCTGCTGTGGAAGCCACCGGCCCGATGGTTCAGCATCAACGCCTTTTACACGACCGCAGGACTGCGGAACTGGTACGTGAACTTCGTGCACCCCATGGCCCGAACCGTCAACGGGTTCGACACCTTCGACCTGACGGTGCACTTGGTCGTCGACCCCGACCTGACCACCCTCACGTGGAAGGACGAAGACGAGTACGCCCACGTGCGGCCGCTGGGCATCGTCACCGACATCGAGCACCAGGCCGCGGACGCCGCCCGCGCCCAGGTCCTGGCGATGATCGAGGAGCGCTCCGGCCCCTTCGCGGACGCCGACGCGTGGGCCGACTGGCGGTGGGAGCAGGCCTGGCCCGTGCCGCCCGGATGCTGA
- a CDS encoding methyltransferase domain-containing protein: protein MRRTTVARTVEHDTLGTTREAYDAVAPAYAQLFRDALRDRPLNRAILSVFAEVVSASGDGQVADLGCGPGDVTAYLGELGLAPLGVDVSPAMIKLAREAYPDLRFDVGSMAALDIADGALGGVLSRWSIIHTPPQELPVILAEFHRVLAPGGHLLVGFWAGDDPSHPTQVFDHAVTPAYRWSPDHLAAMLRESGLAEVARMVRAPQPTDRRQFREIQLLARKD from the coding sequence GTGCGACGGACTACTGTCGCTCGCACGGTCGAACACGATACCCTCGGTACCACCCGCGAGGCCTACGACGCTGTTGCCCCCGCCTATGCGCAGCTGTTCCGCGACGCGCTGCGCGACAGGCCGCTGAACCGCGCGATTTTAAGTGTCTTCGCCGAAGTGGTGAGTGCGAGTGGGGATGGCCAGGTCGCTGACCTGGGGTGTGGTCCTGGCGATGTCACCGCTTATCTTGGCGAGTTGGGGCTGGCCCCATTGGGCGTTGATGTCTCTCCTGCGATGATCAAGTTGGCTCGAGAGGCCTATCCGGACCTGCGGTTCGACGTGGGCTCGATGGCCGCGTTGGACATCGCTGACGGCGCGCTGGGCGGCGTACTCTCACGTTGGTCCATCATCCACACTCCGCCGCAGGAACTCCCTGTCATCTTGGCGGAGTTCCACCGTGTGCTGGCTCCTGGCGGCCACCTTCTGGTCGGCTTTTGGGCCGGCGACGATCCGTCTCACCCGACGCAGGTCTTCGATCACGCAGTCACGCCTGCCTATCGCTGGTCGCCCGATCATCTCGCCGCGATGCTGCGCGAGTCCGGGTTGGCCGAGGTGGCCCGGATGGTTCGCGCGCCTCAGCCCACCGACCGACGGCAGTTCCGGGAGATTCAACTGCTAGCCCGCAAAGACTAG
- a CDS encoding ATP-binding protein, which produces MVIPLMKQAADEQGVDEHTPLRCSAVWADGAARAVDARQALRAFLAHAPHTGRDPVPAPVALDAELTVSELITNAIRHAPGPCGLSVHLSSDELTITVWDNSTEKPTVRQGNRHRVGGHGLHIVHTVSDRVVATPHARGKKITAHLRLAADETTPESRSVLPASLSGGARQSP; this is translated from the coding sequence ATGGTCATCCCGCTTATGAAGCAGGCGGCAGATGAGCAGGGCGTGGACGAGCACACCCCGCTGCGCTGCAGCGCGGTGTGGGCCGATGGCGCTGCCCGCGCCGTCGACGCGCGCCAAGCCCTGCGCGCCTTCCTCGCCCACGCCCCACATACCGGCCGCGACCCCGTCCCCGCTCCTGTGGCCCTGGACGCCGAGCTCACCGTCAGCGAACTGATCACCAACGCCATCCGGCACGCCCCCGGCCCCTGCGGGCTGAGCGTGCACCTGTCCAGTGATGAACTGACGATCACCGTGTGGGACAACTCCACCGAGAAACCGACGGTGAGGCAGGGGAACCGGCACCGGGTCGGCGGCCACGGACTCCACATCGTGCACACGGTCAGCGACAGAGTCGTCGCTACGCCGCACGCCCGAGGAAAAAAGATCACTGCCCATCTACGCCTGGCAGCTGACGAGACCACTCCTGAAAGCAGGAGCGTTCTGCCCGCTTCCCTCTCCGGCGGAGCCCGGCAGAGTCCTTGA
- a CDS encoding SUKH-3 domain-containing protein: protein MSGRTNATDWPRSGWGITCAKTAFVFDPALLVGEVNRFADWSETIGRDIFPIG from the coding sequence ATGAGCGGGCGCACGAACGCGACAGACTGGCCACGCAGTGGCTGGGGCATCACCTGCGCCAAGACCGCCTTCGTATTCGACCCCGCGCTGCTGGTCGGCGAGGTGAACCGGTTCGCGGACTGGAGCGAGACCATCGGGCGGGACATCTTCCCCATCGGCTGA
- a CDS encoding glycosyltransferase family 2 protein, protein MSDVSDHKSKRSRRAPWQTWVCVAAALAATAWTLVYHLYWSTQPWGTALVFYCAVTAVLVYSLAAVVKGRSFSHLPTHDGRVLAIVPAYNEPPEALCKTVWALIDQVRPPEAIHVVDDGSKIPVVPFEHPLVTWHRQDNAGKREAQAHVLRTVDPSTYDLVMTVDSDSVVHRMGLLHCLKAMSDVRVQACTGLTLVSNRAHNLLTRVIDVEIVTWCLVTRMARSQVGAVAPTSGILAVYRKELVLDNLDDYISSGTAGDDRRLTHYALQRGQVVAVNEAWVYSNMPTDLNELFTQRVRWFKSYWRYVGWELTNFSAAPLFFRLYGLVVTATMPILYAWVLFVLPYHTDDKLLFLQGLGYWLIMTYAQTGMYAALRPELTAGQKLAAWLLLTPLVTLLNLFVVRPAMYWALTQARTTHWGTRKVPLPVEQT, encoded by the coding sequence GTGTCTGACGTGTCCGATCACAAGTCCAAGCGGAGCCGACGTGCTCCGTGGCAGACCTGGGTCTGTGTGGCCGCCGCTCTGGCGGCCACCGCCTGGACCCTCGTTTACCACCTGTACTGGAGCACCCAGCCCTGGGGAACCGCGCTGGTCTTCTACTGCGCTGTGACCGCCGTACTCGTCTACTCGCTGGCAGCGGTGGTCAAGGGGCGGAGTTTCAGCCACCTGCCCACCCATGACGGTCGAGTGCTGGCCATCGTCCCTGCGTACAACGAACCACCCGAGGCCCTTTGCAAAACGGTCTGGGCGCTCATCGACCAGGTGCGTCCGCCCGAGGCGATCCATGTCGTCGATGACGGTTCCAAGATTCCCGTGGTTCCCTTCGAGCATCCCCTGGTCACCTGGCACCGCCAGGACAATGCGGGCAAGCGCGAAGCCCAGGCACACGTCTTGCGGACGGTGGACCCGTCGACGTACGACCTCGTCATGACCGTCGACTCGGACTCGGTCGTGCATCGCATGGGTCTGTTGCACTGTCTGAAGGCGATGTCGGACGTGCGAGTGCAGGCGTGCACCGGACTGACGCTGGTCTCCAACCGCGCGCACAACCTGCTGACCCGGGTGATCGACGTCGAGATCGTCACTTGGTGCCTGGTGACGCGTATGGCCCGATCCCAGGTCGGAGCCGTCGCGCCCACCTCCGGTATCCTCGCCGTTTACCGCAAGGAACTCGTCCTGGACAACCTGGACGACTACATCAGCTCCGGAACGGCGGGGGATGACCGGCGCCTGACGCACTACGCGCTCCAGCGCGGCCAGGTGGTGGCCGTCAACGAGGCATGGGTCTACAGCAACATGCCCACCGATCTGAACGAACTGTTCACTCAGCGGGTGCGGTGGTTCAAGTCGTACTGGCGCTACGTCGGCTGGGAGCTGACCAACTTCTCGGCGGCTCCCTTGTTCTTCCGCCTCTACGGTCTGGTCGTCACCGCGACGATGCCGATCCTGTACGCCTGGGTTCTGTTCGTGCTGCCGTACCACACCGATGACAAGCTGCTGTTCCTGCAGGGACTCGGCTATTGGCTCATCATGACCTACGCCCAGACCGGCATGTACGCCGCTCTGCGCCCTGAGTTGACGGCCGGCCAGAAGCTTGCCGCATGGCTCCTCCTCACTCCTCTGGTGACCCTGCTCAACCTGTTCGTCGTCCGCCCCGCCATGTATTGGGCTCTCACTCAGGCGCGCACCACCCACTGGGGCACGCGCAAGGTGCCGCTGCCGGTGGAACAGACCTGA
- a CDS encoding zinc-binding dehydrogenase, translating to MRAVMMYGAGDVRIEDRPDPKVHRTTDAVVRTVLSCVCGSDLWPYKSMPATDTGRPMGHEFLGVVEETGSDVSGIKPGDLVVAPFTYCDNTCDYCARGLQFSCRQGGRYGFDGVDGGQGEAVRVPQAGGTLVKLPVGADSAVLPSLLALSDVMGTGHHGAVTAGVASGDSVLVIGDGAVGLCAVIAAKRLGAERVVLMGRHKARTDLGREFGATDVVAERGEDGVSRVRELTGGDGVEKVIEAVGTRQTLDTALAAVVDGGTISRLGVPQYEEGPVGPSMIMRNITLTGGASPARAYIEELMPDVLDGTIEPGRVFDQSFSLAQVPEAYQAMADRRALKPLITF from the coding sequence GTGCGTGCAGTGATGATGTACGGCGCCGGTGACGTCCGGATCGAGGACCGTCCCGACCCGAAGGTCCACCGGACCACCGACGCCGTCGTCCGCACCGTCCTGTCGTGCGTGTGCGGCAGCGACCTGTGGCCCTACAAGTCCATGCCCGCCACCGACACCGGCCGGCCGATGGGACACGAGTTCCTCGGTGTGGTCGAGGAGACCGGCTCCGACGTGTCCGGCATCAAGCCCGGCGACCTGGTCGTCGCTCCGTTCACGTACTGCGACAACACCTGCGACTACTGCGCCCGCGGCCTGCAGTTCTCGTGCCGGCAAGGTGGGCGGTACGGCTTCGACGGCGTGGACGGAGGCCAGGGAGAGGCCGTACGCGTGCCCCAGGCGGGGGGCACCCTGGTCAAGCTGCCCGTCGGTGCCGACTCCGCGGTGCTGCCTTCGCTGCTGGCCCTCTCGGACGTGATGGGCACCGGCCACCACGGTGCCGTCACCGCCGGGGTCGCCAGTGGGGACTCCGTGCTGGTCATCGGGGACGGCGCGGTCGGCCTGTGCGCGGTGATCGCCGCCAAGCGGCTGGGCGCCGAACGAGTCGTCCTCATGGGCCGCCACAAGGCCCGTACTGACCTGGGCCGCGAGTTCGGCGCCACCGACGTCGTCGCCGAGCGCGGCGAGGATGGCGTCTCCCGTGTCCGCGAACTGACCGGCGGCGACGGTGTCGAGAAGGTCATCGAGGCCGTCGGTACCCGTCAGACGCTGGACACCGCACTCGCAGCGGTCGTGGACGGCGGCACCATCAGCCGCCTGGGCGTCCCGCAGTACGAGGAAGGTCCCGTCGGCCCGTCCATGATCATGCGGAACATCACGCTCACCGGTGGCGCGAGCCCTGCTCGCGCCTACATCGAGGAGCTGATGCCGGACGTCCTGGACGGCACCATCGAACCGGGCCGCGTTTTCGACCAGAGCTTCTCCCTCGCCCAGGTCCCGGAGGCCTATCAGGCCATGGCCGACCGCCGCGCCCTCAAGCCGCTCATCACCTTCTGA
- a CDS encoding prolyl oligopeptidase family serine peptidase produces MGWITRRTVLTITAGAVTAPAVSTATAAAADTTTVASEGRQAVSGVNPVLRTDLVTRVTPRNNWLVTAVAIQYSQRIDLRGGAVPLSAFEVKATVGGQTAARTVTRIYSNTAAEVDDRSHPGRPGDRLIIELDPNDSNARAAGTDPLPLDRAYSVRQLADVRTPGGEPVLTAGPFASRNDDVITPVVDDFVAGSFTDSAGFELGFRLYRPEGFVRRPQTHTRYPLVVTLHGGGEVADNNMTQLTSNRIAVTFAEPERQRRNPAFVLSPQIPLPRPMDGPDGTDWTDAKVQAALIELIDTFVSEHPRDVDRDRLYLVGLSSGGRGIYSLLAKRPDVFAAALPTAGWGDAATMDSITHIPIWADHSIDDPVVPYREGRFGNPGTWTLMNALETAGARVSRGEWANDLPKAQFEARSRALLRQARATRSHVLFTSYTPGTTPVNPHLAWAQTYENDVVIDWLFEQSR; encoded by the coding sequence ATGGGATGGATCACCAGACGTACGGTGCTCACCATCACGGCAGGCGCGGTCACGGCGCCGGCGGTGAGTACGGCAACCGCCGCGGCCGCCGACACCACGACCGTCGCGTCTGAAGGACGACAAGCGGTCTCCGGAGTCAATCCGGTCCTGCGAACGGACCTCGTCACGCGGGTGACGCCGAGGAACAACTGGCTGGTGACAGCCGTCGCCATCCAGTACTCGCAGCGCATCGACTTACGTGGCGGGGCGGTCCCGCTCTCCGCCTTCGAGGTGAAGGCCACCGTGGGCGGGCAAACAGCGGCTCGCACGGTGACCCGGATCTACTCCAACACCGCCGCCGAAGTGGACGACCGATCCCACCCCGGACGGCCCGGAGACCGCCTGATCATCGAACTCGACCCGAACGACTCCAACGCGCGTGCCGCCGGCACCGATCCCCTTCCGCTCGACCGCGCATACTCCGTCAGACAGTTGGCGGACGTGCGGACCCCGGGAGGTGAACCGGTCCTCACGGCCGGTCCGTTCGCGAGCCGGAACGACGACGTCATCACCCCCGTGGTCGACGACTTCGTCGCCGGTTCCTTCACCGACTCCGCAGGTTTTGAACTGGGCTTCCGTCTGTACCGGCCTGAAGGGTTCGTACGGCGCCCTCAGACGCACACGCGGTACCCGCTCGTCGTCACCCTGCACGGCGGTGGCGAAGTCGCGGACAACAACATGACCCAGCTCACCTCCAACCGGATCGCGGTCACGTTCGCCGAACCGGAACGACAGCGCCGCAACCCCGCGTTCGTCCTCTCTCCGCAGATCCCCCTGCCACGTCCCATGGACGGACCCGACGGCACGGACTGGACCGACGCCAAGGTCCAGGCCGCGCTGATCGAACTCATCGACACGTTCGTGAGCGAGCACCCCCGAGACGTGGACCGAGACCGGCTCTATCTCGTCGGCCTGTCCTCAGGTGGGCGCGGAATCTACAGCCTGCTGGCGAAGCGCCCCGACGTGTTCGCGGCTGCCCTGCCCACAGCCGGCTGGGGTGACGCGGCCACCATGGACAGCATCACGCACATTCCGATCTGGGCGGACCACTCCATCGACGACCCGGTCGTCCCCTACCGGGAGGGCCGGTTCGGCAATCCCGGTACCTGGACCCTGATGAACGCGCTGGAGACCGCCGGTGCACGGGTCAGCCGTGGGGAGTGGGCGAACGATCTGCCGAAGGCACAGTTCGAGGCCCGGTCCCGGGCGCTCCTACGGCAGGCCCGGGCCACGCGCAGCCACGTACTGTTCACGAGCTATACGCCCGGCACGACACCGGTGAACCCACACCTCGCCTGGGCCCAGACATACGAGAACGACGTGGTCATCGACTGGCTCTTCGAACAGTCCCGGTAG
- a CDS encoding 4Fe-4S binding protein, translating into MTTARGAEVESADPRLPAKLAAHPSVRAVLARRRAGDTVSPSAVIDAAWLRELCLAAGADDVAAVSLDHPDLAGEREHARSALPGTRALIAMAFRMNRDNCRSPARSVANQEFHQTDEQANHAARSVTQALQDAGYRALNPSVGFPQEMDRFPSERIWVVAHKTVAVAAGLGVMGLHRNVIHPKFGSFVLLATVLVDAEVSEYGQALDYNPCIDCKLCVAACPVGAISKDGAFDALACTTHNYREFMSGFTDWAQTVADSEDAADYRSRVTDSESASMWQSLASPPGYKSGYCLAVCPAGEDVLGPYLDDRKRFMDTVLRPLRDKKETLYVLPGSHAQEYAQRRFPHKPVKEVTGGWQPPEQRPGAS; encoded by the coding sequence ATGACTACCGCGCGCGGTGCCGAGGTGGAGTCGGCGGATCCCAGGCTTCCGGCGAAGTTGGCTGCCCATCCGTCGGTGCGGGCGGTGCTCGCCCGGCGCAGGGCCGGTGACACAGTGAGCCCGTCGGCGGTGATCGACGCGGCCTGGCTGCGGGAGCTGTGTCTGGCGGCCGGCGCGGACGACGTGGCCGCGGTCAGTCTGGACCACCCCGACCTGGCCGGCGAGCGCGAACACGCACGGTCCGCTCTGCCCGGCACCCGCGCCCTGATCGCGATGGCGTTCCGGATGAACCGCGACAACTGCCGCTCACCGGCCCGCAGCGTGGCCAACCAGGAATTCCACCAGACCGACGAGCAGGCCAACCACGCCGCCCGCAGCGTCACCCAGGCCCTGCAGGACGCCGGCTACCGCGCGCTCAACCCGTCGGTCGGCTTCCCCCAGGAGATGGACCGCTTCCCCAGTGAGCGGATCTGGGTGGTGGCGCACAAGACGGTCGCGGTGGCCGCGGGGCTCGGCGTGATGGGCCTGCACCGCAACGTCATCCACCCGAAGTTCGGCAGCTTCGTGCTGCTGGCCACCGTCCTGGTGGATGCGGAAGTGAGCGAGTACGGGCAGGCGTTGGACTACAACCCCTGTATCGACTGCAAGTTGTGCGTCGCCGCCTGCCCGGTCGGCGCCATCAGCAAGGACGGGGCGTTCGACGCGCTGGCCTGTACCACGCACAACTACCGTGAGTTCATGAGCGGGTTCACCGACTGGGCCCAGACCGTGGCTGACAGCGAGGACGCCGCCGACTACCGCTCCCGGGTCACTGATTCCGAGAGCGCCTCCATGTGGCAGAGCCTGGCCTCTCCCCCCGGCTACAAGTCCGGCTACTGCCTCGCCGTCTGCCCTGCCGGCGAGGATGTCCTGGGGCCGTACCTGGATGACCGAAAGAGGTTCATGGACACCGTTCTGCGACCGCTCCGCGACAAGAAGGAAACCCTGTACGTCCTGCCGGGCTCACATGCGCAGGAGTACGCCCAGCGCCGCTTCCCGCACAAGCCGGTCAAGGAAGTAACCGGCGGCTGGCAGCCCCCCGAGCAACGCCCCGGAGCCTCCTGA
- a CDS encoding aldo/keto reductase — translation MKYIKLRDLEVSRIGLGAMGMSHGYSDSGTDEAESVRTLHRALELGVTLIDTAEIYGPYTNEELLGRALKGRRDQVVLATKFGLVSHAGAGPWNLDSSPANIRKAVEGSLKRLGTDHIDLYYQHRVDPNTPIEDTAGVVGELVAEGKIRTFGLSEAGPDTIRRAHAVHPVTAVQSEYSLWTRGVEERVLPVLRELNIGLVPFSPLGHGFLTGEIRSTDDFKEGDFRHGNPRFTGENFQRNLRLADEVQSVATEAGATPAQVALAWLLAQGDDIAPIPGTKRVHRVEENTAADGLSLTTEQMDKLSSLPPAAGETHTEAGLRMLER, via the coding sequence ATGAAATACATCAAGCTACGTGACCTGGAGGTCTCCCGGATCGGCCTGGGTGCGATGGGGATGTCCCACGGGTACTCCGACTCCGGGACCGATGAGGCGGAGTCCGTCCGTACCCTGCACCGGGCCCTGGAGCTGGGCGTCACGCTGATCGACACCGCCGAGATCTACGGCCCCTACACCAACGAGGAACTGCTCGGCCGCGCTCTGAAGGGCCGCCGCGACCAGGTCGTGCTGGCGACGAAGTTCGGTCTGGTCTCACACGCCGGAGCGGGCCCGTGGAACCTCGACAGCAGCCCGGCCAACATCCGGAAGGCCGTTGAAGGTTCCCTGAAGCGGTTGGGTACCGACCACATCGACCTCTACTACCAACACCGGGTCGACCCGAACACGCCCATCGAGGATACGGCCGGTGTGGTGGGCGAGTTGGTCGCCGAGGGGAAGATCCGTACGTTCGGCCTGTCCGAGGCGGGGCCGGACACCATCCGCCGCGCGCACGCCGTTCACCCGGTCACGGCTGTGCAGTCCGAGTACTCCCTGTGGACCCGCGGCGTGGAGGAACGGGTGCTGCCGGTGCTGCGCGAGCTGAACATCGGCCTGGTGCCTTTCTCGCCGCTCGGGCACGGATTCCTCACCGGGGAGATCCGCTCCACCGACGACTTCAAGGAAGGCGACTTCCGCCACGGCAACCCGCGCTTCACCGGCGAGAACTTCCAGCGCAACCTCCGCCTCGCCGACGAGGTCCAGTCCGTCGCCACCGAGGCCGGGGCCACACCGGCACAGGTCGCCCTCGCCTGGCTGCTCGCGCAGGGCGACGACATCGCTCCCATCCCCGGCACCAAGCGCGTGCACCGGGTCGAGGAGAACACCGCCGCCGACGGCCTCTCGCTGACCACCGAGCAGATGGACAAGCTCAGCAGCCTGCCTCCGGCCGCCGGTGAGACCCACACCGAAGCGGGGCTGCGGATGCTCGAACGCTGA
- a CDS encoding nucleotide sugar dehydrogenase, whose translation MHICVLGQGYVGLPLALRAAEAGHTVTGYEPNRQRCAQLAAGSSYIEDVESTRLQDLLGSGAYTPTDDPEDLKGFDVAVITVPTPLTDRTPDLSCVRDAARELAVRLEPGATVVLESTTHPGTTRDVLIPLLEQGSGLTAGRDFHVGFSPERIDPGNATWRLENTPKIVAGLTEACLSQVKAFYDTVTDATVPASGLEEAELAKVFENTYRHVNIALVNELSRMAHTLGVDVWHTLELAATKPFGFTKFLPGPGVGGHCLPIDPVYLSHHVKTQHGQTFRLIELAQDINDSQPDYVVRRLQDALSRRFRRSVHGARILALGAAYKPGTADARQSPAVQVVERLRDMGAEVTVVDPYLADGHRDIPFAAGDPDTDVTVGEFDAVVLLTPHDEFDLVRVAAESAYVLDTRGVMAAAPHIERL comes from the coding sequence ATGCACATCTGTGTTCTCGGGCAGGGATATGTCGGCCTGCCCCTGGCTTTACGGGCCGCCGAGGCCGGTCACACCGTGACCGGATACGAACCCAACAGGCAGCGCTGCGCGCAACTGGCCGCGGGATCCTCCTACATCGAGGACGTCGAATCCACGCGCCTGCAGGACCTGCTCGGCTCGGGGGCGTACACGCCCACGGACGACCCCGAGGACCTCAAGGGCTTCGACGTCGCCGTCATCACCGTGCCCACACCGCTCACCGACCGCACGCCGGACCTGAGTTGTGTGCGTGACGCCGCCCGTGAACTGGCCGTGCGGCTGGAGCCCGGCGCGACCGTGGTGCTGGAGTCCACCACGCACCCCGGCACCACCCGCGACGTGCTCATACCGCTGCTGGAGCAGGGGTCGGGGCTGACAGCGGGACGGGACTTCCACGTCGGGTTCAGTCCCGAGCGCATCGATCCCGGCAACGCCACCTGGCGGCTGGAGAACACGCCCAAGATCGTCGCCGGGCTCACCGAGGCCTGCCTGAGCCAGGTGAAGGCCTTCTACGACACGGTCACCGACGCCACCGTGCCGGCCTCGGGGCTGGAGGAGGCCGAGCTGGCCAAGGTGTTCGAGAACACCTACCGCCACGTCAACATCGCGCTGGTCAACGAGCTTTCCCGGATGGCGCACACGCTGGGTGTGGACGTGTGGCACACCCTGGAGCTGGCCGCGACCAAGCCCTTCGGATTCACCAAGTTCCTGCCCGGACCGGGCGTCGGCGGGCACTGCCTGCCCATCGACCCTGTCTACCTCAGCCATCACGTCAAGACGCAGCACGGGCAGACCTTCCGCCTCATCGAGCTGGCCCAGGACATCAACGACAGCCAGCCGGACTACGTGGTGCGCCGTCTGCAGGACGCGCTCAGCCGCCGCTTCCGCCGAAGCGTCCACGGCGCTCGCATCCTCGCCCTGGGCGCCGCCTACAAGCCGGGCACTGCGGACGCCCGCCAGTCACCGGCGGTGCAGGTCGTGGAACGGCTGCGGGACATGGGCGCGGAGGTCACTGTTGTGGACCCCTATCTGGCGGACGGCCACCGGGACATCCCCTTCGCCGCCGGGGACCCGGACACGGACGTGACTGTGGGGGAATTCGACGCCGTCGTACTGCTCACTCCGCACGACGAGTTCGACCTCGTGCGGGTCGCAGCGGAATCGGCCTACGTGCTGGACACCCGCGGCGTCATGGCGGCCGCCCCGCACATCGAGCGCCTCTGA
- a CDS encoding dihydrofolate reductase family protein, translated as MREIIVCTFLTLDGVMQAPGGRDEDAESGFEHGGWQKPVADDEVGTAIAGWYEHSDAMLLGRKTYEIFASYWPTADPDNPFTHRMNSMHKYVASRTLTSVEWQNSTLLEGDIVDAVRELKASDGGRINVVGSGDLAQTLMQHGLVDEYRLTIHPVIIGTGKRLFADGAIPTSLEPVSVSTTKGGTVVGIYRPNGKPSYDSY; from the coding sequence ATGCGCGAGATCATTGTTTGCACGTTCCTGACGCTGGACGGCGTCATGCAGGCGCCGGGCGGTCGGGACGAGGACGCTGAGAGCGGCTTCGAGCACGGCGGCTGGCAGAAGCCGGTGGCCGACGACGAGGTCGGCACGGCCATCGCCGGCTGGTACGAGCACTCCGACGCGATGCTGCTCGGCCGCAAGACGTACGAGATCTTCGCGTCGTACTGGCCGACCGCCGATCCCGACAACCCGTTCACCCATCGGATGAACAGCATGCACAAGTACGTGGCGTCTCGGACCCTGACGTCCGTCGAGTGGCAGAACTCCACGCTGCTGGAGGGCGACATCGTCGATGCCGTACGCGAGCTGAAGGCGTCCGACGGCGGCAGGATCAACGTCGTCGGCAGCGGCGACCTCGCCCAGACCCTCATGCAGCACGGCCTCGTCGACGAGTACCGGCTGACCATCCATCCGGTGATCATCGGCACCGGCAAGCGGCTGTTCGCCGACGGAGCGATCCCCACTTCGCTGGAGCCGGTCAGCGTCTCGACGACGAAGGGCGGCACCGTCGTCGGCATCTACCGGCCGAACGGCAAGCCCAGCTACGACAGCTACTGA